In Pogoniulus pusillus isolate bPogPus1 unplaced genomic scaffold, bPogPus1.pri scaffold_64_arrow_ctg1, whole genome shotgun sequence, a single window of DNA contains:
- the LOC135174456 gene encoding uncharacterized protein LOC135174456: protein MEPPPPPDMEPLLPQLLPPPELIPPLWGLHLPLPELEPQPPELCPPPELWPPDMEPPPPPDMELPPPPDMEPLLPQLPELEPQLPELCPPPELCPPDMEPPPPPPDMEPPPPELPPPPDMEPLLLPLPELEPQPPELCPPPDMEPPPPPDMEPPPPELPPPPDMEPLLLQLPELEPQPPELCPPPELWPPDMEPPPPPDMEPPPPELPPPPDMEPLLLPLPELEPQPPELCPPDMEPPPPPPDMEPPPPELPPPPDMEPLLLPLPELEPQPPELCPPPDMEPPPPPDMEPPPPELPPPPDMEPLLLQLPELEPQPPELCPPPELWPPDMEPPPPPDMEPPPPELPPPPDMEPLLPQLPELEPQLPELCPPPDMEPPPPPDMEPPPPELPPPPDMEPLLLQLPELEPQPPELCPPPELWPPDMEPPPPPDMEPPPPELPPPPDMEPLLPQLPELEPQLPELCPPPDIEPPPPPDMEPLLPQLLPPPELIPPLWGLHLPLPELEPQPPELCPPPELWPPDMEPPPPPDMELPPPPDMEPPPPDMEPPPPPDMEPLLPQLPELESQLPELCPPPELWPPDMEPPPPELPPPPDMEPLLPQLPELEPQLPELCPPPDMEPPPPDMEPLLPQLPELEPQPPELCPPDMEPPPPPDMEPPPPELPPPPDMEPLLLQLPELEPQPPELCPPPELWPPDMEPPPPPDMEPLLPQLLPPPELIPPLWGLHLPLPELEPQPPELWPPDMEPPPPPDMELPPPPDME, encoded by the coding sequence ccagagctggagcccCAACCTCCAGAGCTTTGCCCACCTCCAGAGCTTTGGCCACCAGACATGgagcctcctccacctccagacatggagcttcctccacctccagacatggagcCTCTTCTACCACAGCTGCCAGAACTGGAGCCCCAACTGCCAGAGCTTTGCCCACCTCCAGAGCTTTGCCCACCAGacatggagcctcctcctccacctccagacatggagcCTCCTCCACCTGAGCTTCCtccacctccagacatggagcCTCTTCTACTgccactgccagagctggagcccCAACCTCCAGAGCTTTGcccacctccagacatggagcctcctccacctccagacatggagcCTCCTCCACCTGAGCTTCCtccacctccagacatggagcCTCTTCTactgcagctgccagagctggagcccCAGCCTCCAGAGCTTTGCCCACCTCCAGAGCTTTGGCCACCAGACATGgagcctcctccacctccagacatggagcCTCCCCCTCCTGAGCTTCCtccacctccagacatggagcCTCTTCTACTGCcgctgccagagctggagcccCAACCTCCAGAGCTTTGCCCACCAGacatggagcctcctcctccacctccagacatggagcCTCCTCCACCTGAGCTTCCtccacctccagacatggagcCTCTTCTACTgccactgccagagctggagcccCAACCTCCAGAGCTTTGcccacctccagacatggagcctcctccacctccagacatggagcCTCCTCCACCTGAGCTTCCtccacctccagacatggagcCTCTTCTactgcagctgccagagctggagcccCAGCCTCCAGAGCTTTGCCCACCTCCAGAGCTTTGGCCACCAGACATGgagcctcctccacctccagacatggagcCTCCCCCTCCTGAGCTTCCtccacctccagacatggagcCTCTTCTACCACAGCTGCCAGAACTGGAGCCCCAACTGCCAGAGCTTTGcccacctccagacatggagcctcctccacctccagacatggagcCTCCTCCACCTGAGCTTCCtccacctccagacatggagcCTCTTCTactgcagctgccagagctggagcccCAGCCTCCAGAGCTTTGCCCACCTCCAGAGCTTTGGCCACCAGACATGgagcctcctccacctccagacatggagcCTCCCCCTCCTGAGCTTCCtccacctccagacatggagcCTCTTCTACCACAGCTGCCAGAACTGGAGCCCCAACTGCCAGAGCTTTGCCCACCTCCAGACATAgagcctcctccacctccagacatggagcctctcctgccacagctgctgcctccaccaGAGCTCATCCCCCCACTGTGGGGACTGCATCTgccactgccagagctggagcccCAACCTCCAGAGCTTTGCCCACCTCCAGAGCTTTGGCCACCAGACATggagcctcctccccctccagaCATGGAGCTTCCtccacctccagacatggagcctcctcccccagacatggagcctcctcctcctccagacaTGGAGCCTCTTCTACCACAGCTGCCAGAACTGGAGTCCCAACTGCCAGAGCTTTGCCCACCTCCAGAGCTTTGGCCACCAGACATGGAGCCTCCCCCTCCTGAGCTTCCtccacctccagacatggagcCTCTTCTACCACAGCTACCAGAACTGGAGCCCCAGCTGCCAGAGCTTTGcccacctccagacatggagcctccacctccagacatggagcCTCTTCTACcgcagctgccagagctggagcccCAACCTCCAGAGCTTTGCCCACCAGACATGgagcctcctccacctccagacatggagcCTCCTCCACCTGAGCTTCCtccacctccagacatggagcCTCTTCTactgcagctgccagagctggagcccCAGCCTCCAGAGCTTTGCCCACCTCCAGAGCTTTGGCCACCAGACATGgagcctcctccacctccagacatggagcctctcctgccacagctgctgcctccaccaGAGCTCATCCCCCCACTGTGGGGACTGCATCTgccactgccagagctggagcccCAACCTCCAGAGCTTTGGCCACCAGACATggagcctcctccccctccagaCATGGAGCTTCCtccacctccagacatggag